Proteins encoded in a region of the Methylobacterium radiotolerans JCM 2831 genome:
- the trmFO gene encoding methylenetetrahydrofolate--tRNA-(uracil(54)-C(5))-methyltransferase (FADH(2)-oxidizing) TrmFO — translation MTQIIHIVGGGLAGSEAAWQVAEAGHRAVIHEMRPVRGTEAHRTDGLAELVCSNSFRSDDPEGNAVGLLHQEMRSLGSLIMRAADTNQVPAGGALAVDREGFSAAVTRALEQHPNVTLVRGEVEGLPPEAWGPCIVATGPLTAPALAEGIRGLTGAESLAFFDAIAPIVHRDSIDMDVAWFQSRYDKPGPGGTGADYLNCPMSREQYDTFVAALVAGEKIGFKQWEGTPYFDGCLPVEVMAERGPETLRHGPMKPVGLTNPRDPLVKPCAIVQLRQDNALGTLYNMVGFQTKLTYSEQVRIFRMIPGLERAEFARLGGLHRNTYLDSPRLLDATLRLRARPSLRFAGQITGCEGYVESAAVGLMAGRFAVAEAAGRPLAPLPQSTALGALIAHITGGHLMADGEANAPRSFQPMNVNFGLFPPLERAPRNETGRRLRGPEKAALKKRALTDRARADLALWLEGARDGAARPAAAE, via the coding sequence ATGACACAGATCATCCACATCGTCGGCGGCGGTCTCGCCGGATCCGAGGCCGCCTGGCAGGTGGCCGAAGCCGGGCACCGCGCGGTGATCCACGAGATGCGCCCCGTGCGCGGCACCGAGGCGCATCGGACGGACGGCCTGGCCGAACTCGTCTGCTCGAACTCGTTCCGGTCCGACGACCCCGAGGGCAACGCCGTCGGGCTGCTGCACCAGGAGATGCGCAGCTTGGGCTCGCTGATCATGCGGGCGGCCGACACCAACCAGGTGCCGGCGGGCGGGGCGCTGGCGGTCGACCGCGAGGGCTTCTCCGCCGCGGTGACCCGGGCCCTGGAGCAGCACCCCAACGTCACCCTCGTCCGCGGGGAGGTCGAGGGCCTGCCGCCGGAGGCATGGGGCCCCTGCATCGTCGCCACCGGCCCGCTCACGGCGCCGGCGCTGGCCGAGGGCATCCGCGGGCTCACCGGCGCCGAGTCGCTGGCCTTCTTCGACGCGATCGCGCCGATCGTCCACCGCGACTCGATCGACATGGACGTGGCGTGGTTCCAGTCCCGCTACGACAAGCCGGGACCCGGCGGCACGGGCGCGGACTACCTCAACTGCCCGATGAGCCGTGAGCAGTACGACACCTTCGTGGCCGCCCTCGTGGCGGGCGAGAAGATCGGGTTCAAGCAGTGGGAGGGCACGCCCTATTTCGACGGCTGCCTGCCCGTCGAGGTCATGGCCGAGCGCGGCCCCGAGACCCTGCGCCACGGGCCGATGAAGCCCGTGGGGCTCACCAATCCCCGCGACCCGCTGGTCAAGCCCTGCGCGATCGTGCAGCTGCGCCAGGACAACGCGCTGGGCACCCTGTACAACATGGTCGGCTTCCAGACGAAGCTGACCTATTCCGAGCAGGTCCGGATCTTCCGCATGATCCCCGGCCTGGAGCGGGCCGAGTTCGCCCGCCTCGGGGGCCTGCACCGCAACACCTATCTCGACAGCCCGCGCCTCCTCGACGCCACCCTCCGGCTGAGGGCCCGGCCCTCCTTACGCTTCGCCGGCCAGATCACCGGCTGCGAGGGCTACGTCGAGAGCGCCGCGGTCGGGCTGATGGCCGGCCGCTTCGCCGTCGCGGAGGCGGCCGGCCGGCCGCTCGCCCCCCTGCCCCAGAGCACGGCCCTCGGCGCGCTCATCGCCCACATCACCGGCGGCCACCTGATGGCGGACGGCGAGGCCAACGCCCCGCGCTCGTTCCAGCCGATGAACGTCAATTTCGGCCTGTTCCCGCCGCTCGAGCGGGCCCCCCGCAACGAGACCGGCCGGCGCCTGCGCGGGCCCGAGAAGGCGGCGCTGAAGAAGCGCGCGCTCACCGACCGGGCCCGGGCCGATCTCGCTCTCTGGTTGGAGGGCGCGCGGGACGGTGCGGCGAGACCTGCGGCTGCGGAATAG
- a CDS encoding DUF1127 domain-containing protein, with the protein MSAARSVLSRVRAYLRYRDTVSQLSRLSDRDLADLGINRSEIRGVARV; encoded by the coding sequence ATGTCCGCCGCCCGTAGCGTCCTGAGCCGCGTCCGCGCCTATCTCCGGTACCGCGACACCGTCTCCCAGCTGTCCCGCCTGTCGGACCGCGATCTTGCCGATCTCGGCATCAACCGCAGCGAGATCCGCGGCGTCGCCCGCGTCTGA
- a CDS encoding GCG_CRPN prefix-to-repeats domain-containing protein has product MTILSAPRAKALVMAAAVAGGLGLAGSAEAAGGCGPGFHPNPWGICRPNWGPRPYGYWRRPIYYGGYGGYYRPRPFYRPYGFYGPRPFY; this is encoded by the coding sequence ATGACGATTCTGAGCGCACCGCGCGCGAAGGCGCTCGTGATGGCCGCCGCGGTCGCGGGCGGCCTCGGGCTCGCGGGGTCCGCCGAGGCGGCCGGGGGCTGCGGCCCCGGCTTCCACCCCAATCCCTGGGGCATCTGCCGGCCGAACTGGGGCCCCCGGCCCTACGGCTACTGGCGGCGCCCGATCTACTACGGCGGGTACGGCGGCTATTACCGGCCGCGGCCGTTCTACCGGCCCTACGGCTTCTACGGGCCGCGCCCGTTCTACTGA
- a CDS encoding CatB-related O-acetyltransferase: MISVNEDMKQEMLRRGISVLHPAPFGLPEDCVFEPPCSIKWMGVDYCLTMGAFSYAVSGYYFGADIARYCSIGESVQVGRGSHPVQCGSTSPLFYTHHSAVFDRLDPRAEDYEICGPYLWPKRVRIGNDVYIGHGAFLMPDITIGDGAVIGAMAVVTKDVPPYAIVAGSPARIVKMRFPDALIERYLKVQWWRYAFWDLRQCSITDPEKFIDAVEERIAGGMQEYRPERIPIQSLIPGA; the protein is encoded by the coding sequence ATGATCTCCGTCAACGAGGACATGAAGCAGGAGATGCTGCGGCGCGGCATCTCGGTGCTGCACCCGGCCCCGTTCGGCCTGCCGGAGGATTGCGTCTTCGAGCCGCCGTGCAGCATCAAGTGGATGGGCGTCGATTACTGCCTCACCATGGGGGCGTTCTCGTACGCGGTGAGCGGCTACTATTTCGGCGCCGACATCGCCCGCTACTGCTCGATCGGCGAGAGCGTCCAGGTCGGGCGCGGCAGCCACCCGGTCCAGTGCGGCTCGACCTCGCCGCTGTTCTACACGCACCACTCGGCCGTGTTCGACCGCCTCGACCCGCGGGCGGAGGATTACGAGATCTGCGGACCGTATCTCTGGCCCAAGCGCGTGCGCATCGGCAACGACGTCTATATCGGCCACGGCGCCTTCCTGATGCCCGACATCACGATCGGCGACGGGGCGGTGATCGGCGCCATGGCGGTGGTGACCAAGGACGTGCCGCCCTACGCGATCGTGGCCGGCAGCCCCGCCCGGATCGTGAAGATGCGCTTCCCCGACGCGCTGATCGAGCGCTACCTGAAGGTGCAATGGTGGCGCTACGCCTTCTGGGACCTGCGCCAGTGCTCGATCACCGACCCGGAGAAGTTCATCGACGCCGTCGAGGAGCGGATCGCCGGGGGCATGCAGGAATACCGCCCGGAGCGGATCCCGATCCAGTCGCTGATACCGGGCGCCTGA
- a CDS encoding S1C family serine protease: protein MATQGEWKIPAQAQPRPADYGYDLDRALSAVLALSARIPESAFTAETLGTERAGNGVVIREDGLVLTIGYLVTEAESVWLTTRDGRSVPGHVLGFDAATGFGLVQALGDLGVPALPLGRSAGLKTGDRAVLAGAGGRQRCVAVEVVARQEFAGYWEYVLDEALFTAPAHPHWGGTALIGPQGDLLGIGSLQLQQGGAGAARPINMVVPIDLLTPILEDLATRGRANRPPRPWLGLYATESEEGIVVMGLADNGPAETGGLQAGDVIEAVAGEPVADLAALFRSVWALGEAGVRVPLTIRREGRGVKLALVSGDRERFLRTPSLH from the coding sequence ATGGCGACGCAGGGCGAGTGGAAGATCCCCGCGCAGGCCCAGCCCAGGCCCGCGGATTACGGCTACGACCTCGACCGGGCGCTCTCCGCCGTCCTGGCCCTGTCGGCGCGGATCCCGGAGAGCGCGTTCACGGCCGAGACGCTCGGCACCGAGCGCGCCGGAAACGGCGTGGTGATCCGCGAGGACGGGCTGGTGCTCACCATCGGCTACCTCGTCACCGAGGCCGAGAGCGTCTGGCTCACCACCCGGGACGGCCGCTCGGTGCCCGGCCACGTCCTCGGCTTCGACGCCGCCACGGGCTTCGGCCTGGTCCAGGCGCTCGGCGATCTCGGCGTGCCGGCCCTCCCGCTCGGCCGCTCGGCCGGGCTGAAGACCGGTGACCGGGCCGTGCTGGCGGGGGCGGGCGGGCGCCAGCGCTGCGTCGCCGTCGAGGTGGTCGCCCGGCAGGAATTCGCCGGCTACTGGGAATACGTCCTCGACGAGGCCCTGTTCACCGCCCCCGCCCACCCGCACTGGGGCGGCACCGCGCTGATCGGTCCCCAGGGCGACCTGCTCGGCATCGGCTCGCTGCAGCTGCAGCAGGGCGGCGCCGGCGCGGCGCGGCCGATCAACATGGTCGTGCCCATCGACCTGCTGACGCCGATCCTCGAGGACCTCGCCACGCGCGGGCGCGCCAACCGGCCGCCGCGCCCCTGGCTCGGCCTCTACGCCACCGAGAGCGAGGAGGGCATCGTCGTCATGGGCCTCGCCGACAACGGCCCGGCCGAGACCGGCGGCCTCCAGGCCGGGGACGTGATCGAGGCGGTGGCCGGCGAGCCGGTGGCCGATCTCGCCGCCCTGTTCCGCAGCGTCTGGGCCCTCGGCGAGGCCGGGGTGCGGGTCCCCCTCACGATCCGCCGGGAGGGACGCGGGGTGAAGCTCGCCCTCGTCTCCGGGGACCGGGAGCGGTTCCTGCGCACGCCCTCGCTGCACTGA
- a CDS encoding transporter — MMKNWLAAGTVALTVGMTSTIAQAQTTTVPGEQVGLAVGAPLPEGLYAINTFTYRRTDGRNDPDTAVNIPVLVWSTPFVPFGGRVELLVAPPTVFAFTRNPAGVRNKDISINVGTFVGGIWAFDLGNNFGVSLLGGAYLNDLNGDRGSIITPTGATATPVLPQLSSNTYRFGIAGSYTGDGWNLTANLTANIYDSPGRFPGQVGAAIGPIRLSDSLNFDLTATKKFGNFEIGPVAYGTYNFDISQASAAAGNRGRFAIGGLIGYDFKIFTVQAYVARDVVTGLQTTNAFGRTRSDYSTDGWIRFIVPLYSPAPAASPVPAALVRKY, encoded by the coding sequence ATGATGAAGAACTGGCTCGCGGCCGGCACGGTCGCGCTCACGGTCGGCATGACCTCGACGATCGCGCAGGCGCAGACCACCACGGTTCCCGGCGAGCAGGTCGGCCTCGCGGTCGGCGCGCCGCTGCCGGAAGGCCTCTACGCCATCAACACGTTCACCTACCGCCGCACCGACGGCCGGAACGATCCCGACACGGCCGTCAACATCCCGGTCCTGGTCTGGTCGACCCCGTTCGTGCCGTTCGGCGGCCGCGTCGAGCTGCTCGTGGCGCCCCCGACCGTGTTCGCCTTCACCCGCAACCCGGCGGGCGTGCGCAACAAGGACATCTCGATCAACGTCGGCACCTTCGTCGGCGGCATCTGGGCCTTCGACCTCGGCAACAACTTCGGCGTCAGCTTGCTCGGCGGCGCCTACCTGAACGACCTGAACGGCGACCGCGGCTCGATCATCACGCCGACCGGCGCGACGGCCACCCCGGTCCTGCCGCAGCTCTCCTCCAACACCTACCGCTTCGGCATCGCCGGCAGCTACACCGGTGACGGCTGGAACCTGACCGCCAACCTGACCGCCAACATCTACGACTCGCCCGGCCGCTTCCCCGGCCAGGTCGGCGCCGCCATCGGCCCGATCCGCCTGTCGGACTCGCTGAACTTCGACCTCACCGCGACGAAGAAGTTCGGCAACTTCGAGATCGGCCCGGTCGCCTACGGCACCTACAACTTCGACATCAGCCAGGCCAGCGCGGCGGCCGGCAACCGCGGCCGCTTCGCCATCGGCGGTCTCATCGGCTACGACTTCAAGATCTTCACCGTCCAGGCCTACGTCGCCCGCGACGTCGTGACCGGGCTCCAGACCACCAACGCGTTCGGCCGCACCCGCAGCGACTACTCCACCGACGGCTGGATCCGGTTCATCGTGCCGCTGTACTCGCCGGCCCCGGCCGCCTCGCCGGTCCCGGCGGCCCTGGTCCGCAAGTACTGA
- a CDS encoding PadR family transcriptional regulator, translating to MHPRLSAFLRADPFDAFRVRAHRGPMGGDPRGRHGPHGHPGRGPGERRMFGRGGRGDLARFFAHGDLRLVILHLIAEKPRHGYEIIKAIEERVGGAYSPSPGTVYPTLTLLEELGHVTVTPGEGTKRLHTITPEGQAFLDGNRPILEAILARMAEAEAARGDGPPPSVVRAKEGLKLALQMRLARGPLSAEQAAAITAALEAATAAVERA from the coding sequence ATGCATCCCCGTCTCTCGGCCTTCCTCCGCGCCGATCCCTTCGACGCCTTCCGCGTCCGCGCCCATCGCGGCCCGATGGGCGGCGATCCACGCGGACGGCACGGGCCCCACGGCCACCCGGGTCGCGGGCCCGGCGAGCGCCGGATGTTCGGCCGCGGCGGCCGCGGCGACCTCGCGCGCTTCTTCGCCCACGGCGACCTGCGCCTCGTCATCCTCCACCTGATCGCCGAGAAGCCCCGCCACGGCTACGAGATCATCAAGGCGATCGAGGAGCGGGTCGGCGGCGCCTACAGCCCGAGCCCCGGAACCGTCTACCCGACGCTCACTCTCCTGGAGGAACTCGGCCACGTCACGGTGACCCCTGGGGAGGGCACCAAGCGGCTGCACACGATCACGCCGGAGGGGCAAGCCTTCCTGGACGGCAACCGCCCGATTCTCGAGGCGATCCTCGCCCGGATGGCGGAGGCCGAGGCCGCCCGGGGCGACGGTCCCCCGCCCTCGGTCGTGCGCGCCAAGGAGGGCCTGAAGCTCGCCCTGCAGATGCGGCTCGCCCGCGGCCCGCTCAGCGCCGAGCAGGCCGCCGCCATCACGGCCGCGCTGGAGGCGGCGACCGCCGCGGTGGAGCGGGCGTGA
- a CDS encoding Zn-dependent hydrolase → MTAIDTRAFLADLYELREIGRFRTGVHRPTFSAADMESRRWLMARLEACGLDASIDGIGNVLGRHRGPGPHLLVGSHIETQNEAGWLDGALGVVAGVALARAGLPVDVVAFADEEGHFSGGFLGSRSAIGDLTEAEMDEARNRTDGTPLRAALAGAGLAGLPRMRLDPARYRGFLEMHIEQGTQLESAGLHLGVVSGIVAIWQFRIDFAGNQDHAGGTTMAERRDAGLSAVRLLAAIDREFPKVCGPRSTWTTGRITLDPGGFSIIPGRAEVYFQFRDVAMPVLERMEACLEALVRESNRRERCPATLTALAKAVPAPCDPALMRALSEAAESVCPGSWQVMPSGAGHDAQNVARILPAAMLFVPSIGGISHHWAEDTADADLALGVRALGDAAVRVLAG, encoded by the coding sequence ATGACCGCGATCGACACCCGAGCCTTCCTGGCCGACCTGTACGAGCTGCGCGAGATCGGCCGGTTCCGCACCGGCGTCCACCGGCCGACCTTCTCGGCCGCGGACATGGAATCCCGCCGCTGGCTGATGGCCCGGCTCGAGGCCTGCGGCCTGGACGCTTCCATCGACGGGATCGGCAACGTGCTGGGGCGCCACCGCGGCCCCGGCCCGCACCTGCTGGTCGGCAGCCACATCGAGACGCAGAACGAGGCCGGCTGGCTCGACGGGGCGCTGGGCGTCGTGGCCGGGGTGGCGCTGGCCCGCGCCGGGCTGCCCGTCGACGTCGTCGCCTTCGCGGACGAGGAGGGGCACTTCTCCGGCGGCTTCCTGGGCAGCCGCTCGGCGATCGGCGACCTGACCGAGGCCGAGATGGACGAGGCCCGCAACCGCACCGACGGCACGCCGCTTCGCGCGGCGCTCGCGGGTGCCGGCCTCGCCGGCCTGCCCCGGATGCGGCTCGACCCGGCCCGCTACCGCGGCTTCCTGGAGATGCACATCGAGCAGGGGACGCAGCTCGAATCCGCCGGCCTGCATCTCGGCGTGGTGAGCGGCATCGTGGCGATCTGGCAGTTCCGGATCGATTTCGCCGGCAACCAGGACCATGCCGGCGGCACCACCATGGCGGAGCGCCGGGATGCGGGCCTCTCGGCGGTGCGGCTGCTGGCGGCGATCGACCGGGAGTTCCCGAAGGTCTGCGGCCCGCGCAGCACCTGGACGACGGGGCGGATCACCCTGGATCCCGGCGGCTTCAGCATCATCCCGGGCCGGGCCGAGGTGTATTTCCAGTTCCGCGACGTGGCGATGCCGGTGCTGGAGCGGATGGAGGCCTGCCTGGAGGCGCTGGTGCGGGAATCGAACCGGCGCGAGCGCTGCCCGGCCACCCTGACGGCCCTGGCGAAGGCGGTCCCCGCCCCCTGCGACCCGGCCCTGATGCGCGCCCTCTCGGAGGCCGCCGAGAGCGTCTGCCCCGGCTCGTGGCAGGTGATGCCGTCGGGCGCCGGTCACGACGCCCAGAACGTCGCCCGGATCCTGCCGGCCGCGATGCTGTTCGTGCCCTCGATCGGCGGCATCAGCCACCACTGGGCGGAGGACACCGCCGACGCCGACCTCGCCCTCGGGGTGCGGGCCCTCGGCGACGCGGCGGTGCGGGTGCTGGCGGGCTGA
- a CDS encoding glycosyltransferase, with translation MRRGSDGTGRISALTRMRRRLGRLRDPLATPSALHRRWAGAAAGADLEARLIAVLSPHVDAAFYASWYGIAADPVRDYLVHGWRAGRDPRPDFDSAAYLAAHPHIARAGINPLLHALARRRGGAGGEGEAAALPRPDTAEAHRLARRLVDGAFYLAGNPDLAAAGVDPVDHYMASGWREGREPAPQFDTLAYCLTRGITFATQNPLVHYVLHGGPARPDPDAALILRIETLAPYFDAAHYRQRLPEPQAEALAGASDAALLRHYVAEGWRARIGPRPDFDPAGYVQARAGSRAVSDDPFFRYVAETRLSGGEPFAAPHRLNLPAVDADWYRATYPDVGGREPFLHFAEAGWRELRDPGPGRSTLAALLRVCGLRPARAPVEDTAWLGAIGQGALDRDALLDLQARLVAGHFDHGFYRARYGLSEADDAVRDYCDTGWRKGRNPRPDFDGQAYADAHPGMRETGLAPLVHRLATALMHGTDIAAGAFHPRYGTPDSREAALADEARTVAPFFDAAFYAKRNPDAADAPLAHFVAYGQHEGRDPSKTFSIAFYRETYGHLLAPGESPFLHYVRTGRTAGLMGCPEDLGTYPPMEAPAADAWDRLPRALPIAQVRVVVIVPVYKGRGETLRAIHACLSAPQATPFTLLAVNDRSPDPQLTAELAALAGRGLFHLVENERNLGFVRSVNRALGLRQGRAVVLLNSDAEVFGDWLDRLVAHAEHNAEPRAGSGTEAGAGAGAGAGMGAGLPVGSVTPLSNNATICSYPRFNANNTMPLEIARPDLDRVAAQVNRGRAVPVPTGVGFCMYMTAAALDAVGDLDAEAFGKGYGEENDWCLRATKAGFVNLLAEDVFVHHAGQISFGLDAGGEYVQGQAALLAKHPDYPARVGQFVQADPGRRGRARLDRARLARHFSGRALLYVTHSWGGGIQRHIDDMVAQARAEGLSVVLLQIDRTRNLEVHVSYRGPEFLYLPNLDSLYLPRDAAELADFVGQLAPVLIHVHSLAGLRWGAARALMAVVAGAGRPYAWTLHDYSPVCHRNHLVQPDGRYCGLAPVSECRSCLAVDADGFEEPDPGERRAAFGAFLAGAARVFAPSCDTAARIRAVYPDLAVTVRPHVEPERSVRSTALQRPGRVRRVAVLGAISATKGGLFLQALATDAQDRDLPLHFAIVGYSDPALAIGLERVGVAQTGRYSGDHEALDLVWRLSADLVLLPAIWPETYSYALTLALRTGLPVAAFDLGAPAERLRAYPNGHLLPGALATDPAAFNDRLLAIDVSAAGRLTVPIRAATYGDLRRDYYGLDPAPAGTRHPIDEDAA, from the coding sequence ATGCGCCGCGGCTCCGACGGGACCGGCCGGATCTCGGCCCTGACGCGGATGCGACGCCGCCTCGGTCGGCTGCGCGACCCGCTGGCCACGCCGTCGGCGCTGCACCGCCGCTGGGCGGGCGCGGCGGCCGGCGCGGACCTGGAGGCGCGCCTGATCGCCGTCCTGTCCCCGCACGTCGACGCGGCGTTCTACGCGAGCTGGTACGGGATCGCGGCCGACCCGGTGCGCGACTACCTCGTCCACGGCTGGCGCGCGGGCCGCGACCCGCGCCCCGACTTCGACTCCGCCGCCTACCTCGCCGCCCATCCCCACATCGCCCGCGCCGGCATCAACCCGCTCCTGCACGCCCTCGCGCGCCGGCGCGGCGGGGCGGGCGGGGAGGGGGAGGCGGCCGCCCTGCCGAGGCCCGACACGGCCGAGGCCCACCGCCTCGCCCGCCGCCTCGTCGACGGCGCCTTCTACCTCGCCGGCAATCCCGACCTCGCCGCCGCCGGCGTCGACCCGGTCGACCACTACATGGCCTCGGGCTGGCGCGAGGGCCGCGAGCCGGCGCCGCAATTCGACACCCTGGCCTACTGCCTCACCCGCGGGATCACCTTCGCCACCCAGAACCCGCTGGTGCACTACGTCCTCCACGGCGGTCCCGCCCGGCCCGACCCGGACGCCGCGCTCATCCTGCGGATCGAGACGCTCGCCCCCTACTTCGACGCCGCCCACTACCGGCAGCGCCTGCCCGAGCCGCAGGCCGAGGCGCTGGCCGGGGCCTCGGACGCCGCGCTGCTGCGCCACTATGTGGCGGAGGGCTGGCGGGCGCGGATCGGCCCGCGGCCGGACTTCGACCCGGCCGGCTACGTGCAGGCGCGGGCCGGCAGCCGGGCGGTCAGCGACGACCCGTTCTTCCGTTACGTCGCCGAGACCCGGCTCTCCGGGGGCGAGCCGTTCGCGGCGCCGCACCGGCTGAACCTGCCGGCGGTGGACGCGGACTGGTACCGGGCGACCTACCCGGACGTGGGCGGGCGCGAGCCGTTCCTGCACTTCGCCGAGGCGGGCTGGCGGGAGCTGCGCGATCCCGGGCCGGGGCGCTCGACGCTGGCGGCGCTGCTGCGGGTCTGCGGGCTGCGGCCGGCGCGGGCGCCGGTGGAGGACACGGCCTGGCTCGGGGCGATCGGGCAGGGGGCGCTCGACCGGGACGCGCTCCTGGACCTGCAGGCGCGGTTGGTGGCGGGGCATTTCGACCACGGCTTCTACCGGGCGCGCTACGGCCTGTCCGAGGCTGACGACGCGGTGCGCGACTACTGCGACACCGGCTGGCGGAAGGGCCGCAATCCCAGGCCCGATTTCGACGGGCAGGCCTACGCCGACGCGCATCCCGGGATGCGCGAGACGGGCCTCGCGCCCCTCGTCCACCGCCTCGCCACGGCGCTGATGCACGGCACCGACATCGCGGCCGGCGCCTTCCACCCCCGCTACGGCACGCCGGATTCGCGGGAGGCGGCGCTGGCCGACGAGGCCCGGACGGTCGCGCCGTTCTTCGACGCCGCCTTCTACGCCAAGCGCAACCCCGACGCCGCCGACGCCCCGCTCGCCCACTTCGTCGCCTACGGGCAGCACGAGGGCCGGGACCCGAGCAAGACCTTCTCGATCGCGTTCTACCGGGAGACCTACGGTCACCTCCTCGCCCCGGGGGAGTCGCCGTTCCTGCACTACGTGCGCACCGGCCGGACCGCCGGGCTGATGGGCTGCCCCGAGGATCTCGGCACCTACCCGCCCATGGAGGCCCCGGCCGCCGACGCGTGGGACCGCCTGCCCCGGGCCCTGCCCATCGCGCAGGTCCGCGTCGTCGTCATCGTCCCCGTCTACAAGGGCCGCGGCGAGACCCTGCGCGCCATCCACGCCTGCCTGTCCGCGCCCCAGGCCACCCCCTTCACCCTGCTCGCCGTCAACGACCGCTCCCCCGACCCGCAGCTCACCGCGGAGCTGGCCGCCCTCGCCGGACGCGGCCTGTTCCACCTCGTCGAGAACGAGCGCAACCTCGGCTTCGTCCGCTCGGTCAACCGCGCCCTCGGCCTGCGCCAGGGCCGCGCCGTCGTCCTGCTCAACTCCGACGCTGAAGTCTTCGGCGACTGGCTCGACCGCCTCGTCGCCCACGCCGAACACAACGCCGAGCCTCGGGCCGGGTCCGGCACGGAGGCAGGGGCTGGGGCAGGCGCAGGGGCGGGAATGGGCGCGGGGCTGCCCGTGGGCAGCGTCACGCCCCTGTCCAACAACGCCACGATCTGCTCCTACCCGCGCTTCAACGCCAACAACACCATGCCGCTCGAGATCGCCCGGCCCGACCTCGACCGCGTGGCCGCGCAGGTCAACCGCGGCCGCGCCGTGCCCGTGCCCACCGGCGTCGGCTTCTGCATGTACATGACCGCCGCCGCCCTCGACGCCGTCGGCGACCTCGACGCCGAGGCCTTCGGCAAGGGCTACGGCGAGGAGAACGACTGGTGCCTGCGCGCCACCAAGGCCGGCTTCGTCAACCTGCTCGCCGAGGACGTGTTCGTCCACCACGCCGGCCAGATCTCGTTCGGCCTCGACGCGGGCGGCGAGTACGTCCAGGGCCAGGCGGCGCTGCTGGCCAAGCACCCCGACTACCCGGCCCGGGTCGGGCAGTTCGTCCAGGCCGATCCCGGCCGGCGCGGGCGGGCGCGGCTCGACCGGGCGCGGCTGGCCCGGCACTTCTCGGGGCGGGCGCTGCTCTACGTGACGCACAGCTGGGGCGGGGGCATCCAGCGGCACATCGACGACATGGTCGCGCAGGCCCGGGCCGAGGGCCTGAGCGTGGTGCTGCTGCAGATCGACCGGACCCGCAACCTCGAGGTCCACGTCTCGTATCGCGGCCCCGAGTTCCTGTACCTGCCCAACCTCGACAGCCTGTACCTGCCGCGGGACGCGGCCGAGCTCGCCGACTTCGTCGGGCAGCTGGCGCCGGTGCTGATCCACGTGCACTCGCTGGCGGGGCTGCGCTGGGGCGCGGCGCGGGCGCTGATGGCGGTGGTGGCGGGCGCGGGGCGTCCCTACGCGTGGACGCTGCACGACTACTCGCCGGTGTGCCACCGCAACCACTTGGTGCAGCCGGACGGGCGCTACTGCGGCCTGGCGCCGGTCAGCGAGTGCCGGTCGTGCCTGGCGGTGGACGCGGACGGGTTCGAGGAGCCGGATCCGGGCGAGCGGCGGGCGGCGTTCGGGGCGTTCCTGGCGGGCGCCGCGCGGGTGTTCGCGCCGTCCTGCGACACGGCAGCCCGGATCCGGGCGGTGTACCCGGACCTCGCCGTCACGGTGCGGCCGCACGTCGAGCCGGAGCGGTCGGTGCGCTCGACCGCCCTGCAGCGGCCCGGCCGCGTCCGCCGCGTCGCCGTGCTCGGCGCGATCAGCGCCACGAAGGGCGGCCTGTTCCTGCAGGCGCTCGCCACCGACGCGCAGGACCGCGACCTGCCCCTGCACTTCGCGATCGTGGGCTACTCGGATCCGGCCCTGGCGATCGGCCTGGAGCGCGTCGGGGTCGCCCAGACCGGGCGCTATTCCGGCGACCACGAGGCCCTGGACCTGGTCTGGCGGCTCTCGGCCGATCTCGTGCTGCTGCCGGCGATCTGGCCCGAGACCTACTCGTACGCGCTGACCCTGGCGCTGCGCACCGGCCTGCCGGTGGCGGCCTTCGACCTCGGCGCCCCGGCCGAGCGGCTGCGCGCCTACCCGAACGGGCACCTGCTCCCCGGCGCGCTGGCCACCGATCCGGCCGCCTTCAACGACCGGCTGCTCGCCATCGACGTCTCGGCCGCCGGCCGGCTCACCGTGCCGATCCGGGCCGCCACCTACGGGGACCTGAGGCGCGACTATTACGGCCTGGACCCGGCGCCGGCCGGAACCCGACACCCCATCGACGAGGACGCCGCATGA